A region from the Triticum aestivum cultivar Chinese Spring chromosome 3D, IWGSC CS RefSeq v2.1, whole genome shotgun sequence genome encodes:
- the LOC123079438 gene encoding uncharacterized protein — protein MGSFQQDAPFQASHASFKRGARVADDDDDEEEDKIPADDLGAARAAPFGRRSRAGSSVTDMSSNASINYGKSARQDRFGSDSFWCGAFCMHLPGLSRRRPIMQQQQSMSLSEPDAPASTAGPDEPTRSGAVSKAASMERFGHSSSSSGMVFGGRVDAEEDDQEVSAYFDLPLELLRSSSVDMESPVTAAFVFDSSRGRGKSMLPDLDFSFPAPPAFSSPSPSSRRA, from the coding sequence ATGGGTTCTTTCCAACAAGACGCTCCATTCCAGGCCTCCCATGCGTCCTTCAAGAGAGGAGCTCGTGTGGcagacgatgacgatgatgaggaggaggacaaGATTCCCGCCGACGATCTCGGCGCGGCCAGGGCCGCGCCGTTCGGCCGGCGATCCCGCGCGGGCTCGTCGGTCACTGACATGTCGAGCAACGCGTCCATCAACTACGGGAAGTCGGCGCGGCAGGACAGGTTCGGCAGCGACAGCTTCTGGTGCGGCGCCTTCTGCATGCACCTGCCCGGCCTGTCCAGGCGGCGGCCGATCATGCAGCAGCAGCAGTCCATGAGCCTGAGCGAGCCGGACGCCCCGGCGAGCACGGCCGGGCCTGACGAGCCTACCCGGAGCGGCGCGGTGTCCAAGGCGGCCTCCATGGAGAGGTTCGGCCACAGCTCGTCGTCCTCCGGCATGGTGTTCGGCGGCCGCGTGGACGCGGAGGAGGACGATCAGGAGGTGTCGGCGTACTTCGACCTGCCGCTGGAGCTGCTCCGGAGCAGCAGCGTCGACATGGAGTCGCCCGTCACGGCGGCGTTCGTCTTCGACAGCAGCCGGGGCCGGGGGAAGAGCATGCTGCCGGACCTCGACTTCAGTTTCCCGGCGCCGCCTGCTTTCTCGAGTCCCTCCCCGTCGTCGCGACGGGCCTGA